A stretch of DNA from Cyprinus carpio isolate SPL01 chromosome A25, ASM1834038v1, whole genome shotgun sequence:
TGCTGATTCTAATGTAATATTGATTGGCCTCATCCAACATTAATCATATTACAATTGGCCTTACTGTTGTGCACATGCTCAAAAAGACAGAGGTAATCCAATTGTACAACTGTGGAATTTCTCTATATCACTACATTTTGCGaaatataatttactttataaCCATAGTTATAGTCCCTAGACTGCCAAGTaattaacagtgtcaaggtccataaaaggtatgaaagtcgtcgtcagaatactccatctggaATCAGACATGCAATCAAACACAGAGCAAACTGTTTTTAGCACATAGAGGCACCAATGGAGTTCAGGAAGCCATCTAGCATGGGGTGCCAATCTTGGGTGTACCTTTAGTGTTTGATCAGCCTAACAATCTCTCAAATATTGTAGATATTGCAACTTTGGACAGGACTGTGTTTCTAGAGGCATTAAAGGAGGTTTTGCATAACCCATCTTACAAGGAGAACATGCAGAATCTGTCAAAACTGCACCACATCCAGCCAATGAAACCTCTTGATCGGGCCGTCTTCTGGATTGAGTTTGTCATGAGGAATAGAGGAGCTCCTATGAAATGTCCTGGATTGAGTACCACTCTATAGATGTTATTTTGTCCCTGTTAGCAATTGTATTTTAATGGTGAAAATTTGAGTTTTGAGTTTAATGGTGACACTTTTGATATTTGCATTTGTAACtggttatataattatatatgtttgtgtggtTTTATTCTGAAAGAAAGTAAAACATGAGTAATGTACTAGCTGGAaatatcagttcatttaaaatgtttccttttgtttgattatttcatgaCATCATGTGCTTTCATGAAtcttaaagtattttaaattctTTCCTTTTAGTGTACAACAATCTATAGTATTAGGACTTGCTACAGCCAAATATCAGTCACAGATAGTACAAGGGCTAAAATCAATCCTCTAAATTCATTTCATCTTTGTGTTATGATTGAGTCAACAGAATTGTGAATGACCTCTCTGTATTAGCTATTGCTGAACTCTTATCTGACATAGTTCTATGAACACAATACAATAAAGAGCCATCCAGTCATGTGTACATGATATGTTATCACTCCTTGACTTCTATACATAGTGAGACTGTGTAAAATCTATCAGTGGTAGCAAACTACAGTGACTTGCAGATGTAACATCTAACCTTATTATTGAAGATGCATTACTTGATGCCAAGGAataaattaagattatttaataTACCTGAATAAATGTCCAATTGTGCAGAGTTTGGCCATAAAGTAGTACAAATCGGACAGTAATGCAGATTCTCTTTATCATTGTAAAATACCATTTATTATGTGACATTAATATAGctattattctttttcatttaagGTAATCAATGAAGATGCATCAATCCACCCTTCTCggtttgtttgttctgttatcTGCTCTATCAGGATCCTATTGTGGTAAAGTTCTGGTCGTCCCTGCGGATGGAAGTCACTGGATCAATATGAAGGTCCTTATTGTGGAGCTACATTCAAAAGGTCACAATATCACTGTGGTCCGAGGCTCAAATAGCTGGTATATTGAAGAGGAGTCTCCTTTCTACACTTCCATTACTGTAGACATTGGTGAATTTGACAGTGACTTTTGGATGATGTTGCTTCCCCGATTACTGCAAATCAAGAGACATGGAAAATCATTTTGGTCTGAAATAGAAATTGCTCAGGAGATTTTTAGCAGGTTTTCAGAAGTTCATCATCAAATATGCAATATGACAGCCATGATATTCGAAAATGAGATCTTGATGAATTCACTGGAGAATGGTAAATATGACCTTGTTCTCACGGATCCTGCTTTTGGAGGTGGAGTGTTACTGGCTCACCGTCTTGGCCTCCCTCTTGTGCTAAATGTTCGTTGGACCATGTATGGAGAAGGTCACTTTGTTGTAGCTCCATCTCCTCTCTCATATATACCTATTCCAGCATTACAACTAACTGACAAAATGACATTCAGTCAAAGAGTCATGAATGTAATGGTTTATCTGATCTTTACCTATCAAAATCCAAAATTCTTTGGTTATCATTACCAGGAGTTCTCCCAGAAGTATTTTGGGCCTAATGTTGATTTCTTCTCCCTCCTCCAGGATGCAGACATCTGGCTCATGAGAAACGATTTCACTTTTGAGTTTCCACGACCCACAATGCCAAATGTTGTCTACATGGGCGGGTTTCAGTGCAAACCAGCTAAGCCACTTCCAGATGACCTTGAGAAGTTTGTGCACAGCTCTGGAGAGCATGGGGTCATCATCATGTCTTTAGGAAGTGTTTTTGGTCAGCTTCTGAGTGAAATCAATGATGAAATTGCTGCAGCTTTTGCTCAGTTGCCTCAGAAGGTTATTTGGAGACACACAGGTCCACGGCCTGCCAGTCTTGGTAACAAAACTCTGATTGTGGACTGGCTCCCCCAGAATGACTTGCTTGGACATCCACAGACCAAACTGTTTGTAGCACATGGAGGCACCAATGGAATTCAGGAAGCCATCTACCATGGAGTGCCTATTGTGGGCCTTCCTATATCATTTGATCAACCTGACAATCTCTCCAGGATGCAAGCAAAAGGAACTGCAAAAATAGTAGATATTGCAACTTTGGACAGGACTGTGTTTCTTGAGGCAATAAAGGAGGTTTTGCATAACCCATCTTACAAGGAGAACATGCAGAAACTGTCCAAGCTACACCACGACCAGCCAATGAAACCTCTTGATCGCGCTGTCTTCTGGATTGAGTTTGTCATGAGGAATAGAGGAGCTCCTCACTTACGAACACAGGCTTACAGAATGTCCTGGATTGAGTACCACTCTATAGATGTTATTTTGTCCCTGTTAGCAATTGTATTGTTAGTGCCAGTAAGCATTACCTTTATCATTAAGCTGGTTTGGTACAAgggattttataaaaacaaagctaaaaatTAGTAATCAGatctatatttttttcatgatattgttgatttttgttttataaacagCATTTCCTTGagtgtatattataattatatgttcattttttcattaagtttctttttattgatattttgggttttttgcaattatgttattgttttatgaaaatgGACTACATATAGCTAAATATGCATTAATCTTTGGTTATAGTGTCTAATTTGTAAAGTACTAACTGTTGGGTGGTAATGTTAACTTAATGCACTAAGAAATGTaataaactgaaaacacaaaaagtattaaagtttttaacattgtccatttaaaaaaaacattaatcaaataGGGTGGATTagacattagtgtgtgtgtgtgtgtgtgtgtgtgtgtgtgtgtgtgtgtgtgtgtgtgtgtgtgtgtgtgtgtgcgtgcacatgtGTGTGAAGTGTTgtctttctatttgttttattgtactcTTTAatccatatttacatttagacaggaatgaaaaagtctgtgagggatagaagtacatgtactgttgtttaacaacataccgattgttcagctgatgaaacatatttctgaagaaggaaaaaatCAGTAGACAAAAACTACATAAACAGGTTTTAAAGTTATGAAAATTATATGATCTAGCATTTTTATACAGTGGGTTTCATTGTAAGTTCATTGTTCAATGGTGTCCAGTCTgactacccttacgaaaaagaagtttattcaagtgtgctattagtatacttattttaaactaaaaaataggaaagtatacttttagtttactttttatgtacttctcagaaatgggctttatgtacttctaagatatatacttataatgacaattaagtatacttgacttatacttacaaaaagtcaaaatatacttgaaatttacttaagtatacttaataaaataaacttgaagtatactactttttggtaagggtaaggTTTCTAAGTAGGCTAACAGACTATTTTGAGTCCAAAATGTCACTTTCGTAATTCATCTAAGGAACCAGAAACGTTACAAGCTGTAGTCGTCCCCTACCtcaatattttctaatattcttAATGTTATTCACAACTTGATaactttaaaaactaattttgtcGTGCAATAAAAAGTACCTCAGCTCAGAAATTTCGCGCTCTTCCAGTCAGCCTCGCGCTGCAGTGAAGCACGTGTTGGTCGAGAAAGATCAGGAAAATTTGCTATTTGCATTTGAATAGCCCTAAATTTAATTAAGTGAAAAAGAAATTAAGtgccttttttaaataatgaatttacaatgtttaaattaataaatgaggaACAGTTCTGAAGAGCAGCCTGTCATATATCTGGACTCAAATTAGAAAGTATGCCTATGCTACTCCTAATCGCCATCTAGCGTTGGAAAGACATACACCAcgtaaattaaattacataagtCAGTTTTAAGTCGAATTTTGTGATTTGTGACGCAATcagaataaatatatgaatgactCTACAACTATGGGCACATTAGGCCCatgtggatattaaaatcacatttttcttaTTCTCACTTGTTAATTTGTGTATAAATTATGTCCAACAGTGTGTGCTTTCGTCCTATTTCTCCGGAAAGTTCACAATGTCATGTCCATCACACCTCAAAGAAGAAAtgacaatattttatatacaataaaaatattgttcacaagtgatacttggattttttttttatgacattctTGACATATCAAATGAATCTTATATCATCTAACATATTATTATTGACACTGTTGTCTTCTTGGTAAACAAGTACACTAACATTTAGGGGAAAAAATTCCttgtttactattttatttgGGCATATAGAGGACATAACTAAATCTACGCACTTCTCAGAACAATAGCATTTACAAGTTTAGAAGTTTTGTGCGCACAGAACAATCATTGGTATCAACTTGCCCTTGCACGCTCACAGTGTGTTGCACATATTGGCAGGGCTGGGCTTGTTTCACACCATTTTAGTAGGAATGCAGTCAGTATTTTACCTGGTCGGTCACATACTTGAGTTTTCAGCTAATAAACTTTGTGTGGTGAGTAAAGCAGATTAcctaatttatttaaacagttattaaGTGTTGGCGTGTTTTGTTAAAAACTGAATTATAATGTATTGTAATCAACTTTCTTTCATCAAAGTTTAAAAAGAAGATGCATTACCTTCCTGCCACTTTGTTAGCATTCTTGAGCATATTATCTCAAGTGTTTGGAGGTAAAGTGTTGGTGTTTCCATTGGATGCAAGTCACTGGGTGAATATGATGGTCCTGATTGAAGAATTACATACAAGAGGTCACAATGTGACCGTGCTAAGAGCCTCTAATAGCTGGTATATCAAGGAGAAGTCTCCCTTCTACAACTCCATCACTGTTTATAATAGTGGTGGTATTGAAAAGGAACTGTTTgatgcatttacaaaacatatcCTGGTCATTAGAAGAGAGAAACTGTCCTTCTGGACCCACTTATCTCTGGCCTCAGAGGTTGGAACACTATTTGAAGAGATGCATCGCAATCAACTTGTCTTAATGGGgaaaatctttgaaaataaaGACTTAATGGCTTCACTACAGACTGCAAAATATGACCTGGTTCTGACAGATCCGGCTTTTGGAGGTGGAGTTTTCCTGGCACACCGTCTTGGTCTCCCTCTTGTGCTAAATGTCCGTTGGACGATGCATGGAGAGGCACATTATGAAATAGCTCCTTCACCACTATCATATGTTCCTGTACCAGGAGTAGAGCTGACAGATAAGATGACATTTGGTCAGCGTGTACAGAACGTAATGGCATACATGTTTTCTGTTTATCACAAAACCAGATTTGTCTCTTCACACTACCACTCCTTCTGCAATAAATACTTTGGatcagaaattaattacaaatccGTACTTCGGGATGCAGACATCTGGCTCATGAGAAATGACTTTACGTTTGAATTTCCACGACCCACAATGCCCAATATTGTCTATATGGGCGGCTTCCAGTGTAAACCTGCCAAGCCGCTTCCAGATGATCTTGATGAGTTTGTGCAGAGCTCAGGAGATCATGGACTCATTGTCATGTCTCTAGGGACTCTTTTTAGCCAACTCCCACAAGACATCACAGAGGAAATTGCTGCCGCTTTTGCCAGATTGCCCCAAAAAATCATTTGGAGACACACCGGACCTCGACCTGTGAATATAGGTGATAATACATTACTTGTTGACTGGTTACCTCAGAATGACCTGCTTGGACATCCTCAGACTAAAATGTTAATAACACACGGAGGAACTAATGGCATCCAAGAGGCCATCTATCATGGGGTGCCCATTTTGGGTCTACCTATAATATTTGATCAACCTGACAATCTTTCGAGAATGAAAGTTAGAGGCACAGCTAAACTTGTGGATATTGCAGAGTTGAACAGGACAATGTTTCTACAGGCACTGGAGGAAGTGCTGTATAACCCATCTTACAGGGAGAACATGCAGAAACTGTCCAAGCTGCACCACGACCAGCCAATGAAACCTCTTGATCGCGCCATCTTCTGGATTGAGTTTGTCATGAGGAATAGAGGAGCTCCTCATTTACGGACACAGTCTTTCAGAATGTCCTGGATTGAGTACCACTCTATAGATGTTGTTTTGACTCTGCTGATTATAGTTGCATTGTTTTGTTACatgatttacattataataaaatatctgtGCTTTAAAGTAGCATTTAAGAAGAAGATTAAAGCCGAGTGATTCAATGTTTGGCCTAAATCTCAGGAATTAATTCCATAACCCAcgtttctattttcttttctgaaTGAGAAGATAATATTTATTGgaaagttttaaaataacaaatgaaacatATATAAACctcattttaaaattcatatttttatttgtgctcTTTTCTGTTCTCTTTGAGAATGTAAAATCAAAAAAGCTGCCAAACCTCATCACAAATAAtatgttgtatgtttgtttaaaagtgaaataaactaTACTTTGAGGtttgaatattgtttttattgttgcacTTGATTTACATTTCCTGTAGTAAAGTACACTGTTTGTATTACAGCGAATTTTCAAACTTAAATCTAAaacatttaatcataatttttataaacacataaatatatatattacatttttaatacttatCTTTGTACCTAAGGCAGGAattgtctataaaaaaaaactttcaatctTTATGTCTGCACAGCCTGTACATTaagcatataaacaaataaagaagaaTGCTTGAGGAAAATACAATGCTACCTTGTAAGCACtgtatttaagtaaataaataaatcttatttaactattactatttttaactattattttgtCAAActatgttttgggtggttgtgaGAATGTTAAATGAAGCGATCATGATTCCTGTTGCTCAACTATGAAGCTCATATTTTGAGAGTGCATTGTCAAACTTGGTTCTTAGCTTTTGAGTGGATTTTTTGTGATTGCTTTATgttttctaactgatccggcttatggttttcgtaaaccagactaccaaaaccaccttaaatcccatagactttcattgagggggtgcaaacttttacaaaataagacttataatgtatttaagttgtctactaccatagcaaaccttaaacaaaaaaactctctactgagaatacagctaaaaccagcctaagctgatcagttgctttggctagtctcccaagctggtttttaagtggttttggccactgtcacgctggtcttagctgggttttagctggtttttactgaatccactggtttaagctggttttggccggattagcatagaaacatgctaacaacatgcaagttactcactaatcagactagaaacatacttctaacatggtttaaagtggttttggccactgtcacgctggccttacctggttttagctggttttctttactgaatcaactggttttagctggtttagtatagaaaaatgaaaacaacattgctagttactcactaatcagactagaaacatgcttttaacatggttttttaaagtggttttggccactgtcacgctggccttaggtggtcttagctggttttagctggttttctttactgaatcaactggttttagctggattagaatagaaaaatgttaacaaaatgctagtaacttgcttatcagactagaaacatacttctaacatggtttaaagtggttttggccactgtcacgctggccttagctggtcttagctggttttagctggttttctttactgaatcaactggttttagctagattatcatagaaacatgttaacaacatgttagtaacttgataatcaggttagaaacatgcttttaacatgcttttaacatgggttttaaagttgttttggccactgtcacgctggtcttagctggtcttagctggttttagctggttttctttactgaatcaactggttttagctagattatcatagagaacatgctagcgacatgctagtcacttgctaatcatgctagaaacatgctagcgacatgctagtcaatcactaATCATGCTTTTGGccaaaaaacatgctagtcacttgctaaaaAATACTAGTCACTTTTGCTAATCATGGCTAACAAATGTTCTggcacttgttaatcatgctaaaaacatgctagcgacatgctattcacttgctaatcatgcatgCTAAACATGCTAACTTGctacatgctagaaacatgctaagcgacatgctagtcactcgctaatcatgatgCTAAacacatgctagtcacatgctagtcacttgctaatcatgctagaaacatgctagcgacatgctaatcacttgctaatcatgctaaaacatgctagcgacatgctagtaacttgctaatcatgctagtgacatgctagtcacttgctaatcatgctagaaacatgctagcgacatgctagtcaatcaatcatgctaatcatgctaaacaacacttgctaatcatgctaaaaacatgctagtgacatgctagtcacgtgctaatcatgctaaaaacatgctagcgacatgctaatcacttgctaatcatgctagaaacatgctagcgacatgctagtaacttgctaatcatgctagtgacatgctagtcacttgctaatcatgctagaaacatgctagctaaaaacatgctagcgacatgctagtcaatcgctaatcatgctaaaaacttgctagtgacatgctagtcattcgctaatcatgctagaatcatgctaacgaaatgctagtaacttaataatcatgctaaaaacatgctagcgacatgccagtcacttgctaatcatgctagaaacatgctagcgacatgctagtaacttgctaatcatgctaaaaacaggctagttacttgctaatcatgctaaaacatgctagcgacatgctagcttgctaatcatgctaatcatgctaaaaacatgcatgctaaacatgctaaaaacatgctagtgacatgctagtcacttgctaatcattgctaaaacatgctagcgacatgctagtcacatgcttgataatcatgctagaaacatgctagcgacatgctagtcaatcgctaatcatgctaaatgctaaaaacatgctagtcacttgctaatcatgcttaaaacatgctagcgacatgctagtcattagctaatcatgctaaaaacatgctagtgacatgctagtcacttgttaatcatgctataaacatgctagacgtgacatgctagtcatttgataatcatgctagaaacatgctagcgacatgctagtcaatcgctaatcatgctaaacacatgctagtcactccctcgctaatcatgctagaaacatgctagcgacatgctagtcactagctaatcatgctaaaaacatgctagtgacatgctagtcacttgttaatcatgctataaacatgctagcgacatgctagtcacatgctcttgctaatcatgctaaaaacatgctagtgacatgctagtcacttgttaatcatgctagaaacatgctagcgacatgctagtcacttgctaatcatgctagaaacatgctagcgacatgctagtaacatgcttatcatgctagcgacatgctagtcactcgctaatcatgctaaaaacatgctactgacatgctagtcactcactaatcatgctaaaaacatgctagtgacatgctagtcacttgctaatcatgctagaaacatgctagcgacatgctagtcacttgctaatcatgctagaaacatgctagcgacatgctagtcaatcgataatcatgctaaaaacatgctagtcacttgctaatcatgctacaaacatgctagtgacatgctagataccttgctaatcatgttaagtacatgctagtcacttgctaattatgctagcaacatgctagcaactttgctaatcatgctaatgacatgttagtcacttgcttttaatgctagcaatatgttaatcactttcttttttaaacttctgaacttttcaaaattgttaaatctttttaaactttttaaacttttcaaactttctaaatttttcaaactttctggtcagggtttttcaagccaacttaaagtttgaccacaaactttactatctagttattattattattcttctgagccaaattttaaacactatctcctcctagagctttcaagctagaaccaccaaactcgggtcagaccttcagactggtctgactcgggttgctatatcttttctaactgatccggcttatggttttcgtaaaccagactaccaaaaccaccttaaatcccatagactttcattgagggggtgcaaacttttacaaaataagacttataatgtatttaagttgtctactaccatagcaaaccttaaaaactctctactgagaatacagctaaaaccagcctaagctgatcagttgctttggctagtctcccaagctggtttttaagtggttttggccactgtcacgctggtcttagctgggttttagctggtttttactgaatccactggtttaagctggttttggccggattagcatagaaacatgctaacaacatgcaagttactcactaatcagactagaaacatacttctaacatggtttttaaagtggttttggccactgtcacgctggccttacctggtcttagctggttttctttactgaatcaactggttttagctggtttagtatagaaaaatgaaaacaacatgctagttactcactaatcagactagaaacatgcttttaacatggttttaaagtggttttggccactgtcacgctggccttaggtggtcttagctggtttttagctggtttttctttactgaatcaactggttttagctggattagaatagaaaaatgttaacaaaatgctagtaacttgcttatcagactagaaacatacttctaacatggtttaaagtggttttggccactgtcacgctggccttagctggtcttagctggttttagctggttttctttactgaatcaactggttttagctagattatcatagaaacatgttaacaacatgttagtaacttgataatcaggttagaaacatgcttttaacatgcttttaacatggttttaaagtagttttggccactgtcacgctggtcttagctggtcttagctggttttagctggttttctttactgaatcaactggttttagctagattatcatagaaacatgctagcgacatgctagtcacttgctaatcatgctagaaacatgctagcgacatgctagtcacaatcactaatcatgataaaaaacatgctagtcacttgctaatcatgctaaaaacatgctagcgac
This window harbors:
- the LOC109105791 gene encoding UDP-glucuronosyltransferase 2A3-like isoform X2, with product MKMHQSTLLGLFVLLSALSGSYCGKVLVVPADGSHWINMKVLIVELHSKGHNITVVRGSNSWYIEEESPFYTSITVDIGEFDSDFWMMLLPRLLQIKRHGKSFWSEIEIAQEIFSRFSEVHHQICNMTAMIFENEILMNSLENGKYDLVLTDPAFGGGVLLAHRLGLPLVLNVRWTMYGEGHFVVAPSPLSYIPIPALQLTDKMTFSQRVMNDADIWLMRNDFTFEFPRPTMPNVVYMGGFQCKPAKPLPDDLEKFVHSSGEHGVIIMSLGSVFGQLLSEINDEIAAAFAQLPQKVIWRHTGPRPASLGNKTLIVDWLPQNDLLGHPQTKLFVAHGGTNGIQEAIYHGVPIVGLPISFDQPDNLSRMQAKGTAKIVDIATLDRTVFLEAIKEVLHNPSYKENMQKLSKLHHDQPMKPLDRAVFWIEFVMRNRGAPHLRTQAYRMSWIEYHSIDVILSLLAIVLLVPVSITFIIKLVWYKGFYKNKAKN
- the LOC109105788 gene encoding UDP-glucuronosyltransferase 2C1-like is translated as MQSVFYLVGHILEFSANKLCVFKKKMHYLPATLLAFLSILSQVFGGKVLVFPLDASHWVNMMVLIEELHTRGHNVTVLRASNSWYIKEKSPFYNSITVYNSGGIEKELFDAFTKHILVIRREKLSFWTHLSLASEVGTLFEEMHRNQLVLMGKIFENKDLMASLQTAKYDLVLTDPAFGGGVFLAHRLGLPLVLNVRWTMHGEAHYEIAPSPLSYVPVPGVELTDKMTFGQRVQNVMAYMFSVYHKTRFVSSHYHSFCNKYFGSEINYKSVLRDADIWLMRNDFTFEFPRPTMPNIVYMGGFQCKPAKPLPDDLDEFVQSSGDHGLIVMSLGTLFSQLPQDITEEIAAAFARLPQKIIWRHTGPRPVNIGDNTLLVDWLPQNDLLGHPQTKMLITHGGTNGIQEAIYHGVPILGLPIIFDQPDNLSRMKVRGTAKLVDIAELNRTMFLQALEEVLYNPSYRENMQKLSKLHHDQPMKPLDRAIFWIEFVMRNRGAPHLRTQSFRMSWIEYHSIDVVLTLLIIVALFCYMIYIIIKYLCFKVAFKKKIKAE
- the LOC109105791 gene encoding UDP-glucuronosyltransferase 2A3-like isoform X1; protein product: MKMHQSTLLGLFVLLSALSGSYCGKVLVVPADGSHWINMKVLIVELHSKGHNITVVRGSNSWYIEEESPFYTSITVDIGEFDSDFWMMLLPRLLQIKRHGKSFWSEIEIAQEIFSRFSEVHHQICNMTAMIFENEILMNSLENGKYDLVLTDPAFGGGVLLAHRLGLPLVLNVRWTMYGEGHFVVAPSPLSYIPIPALQLTDKMTFSQRVMNVMVYLIFTYQNPKFFGYHYQEFSQKYFGPNVDFFSLLQDADIWLMRNDFTFEFPRPTMPNVVYMGGFQCKPAKPLPDDLEKFVHSSGEHGVIIMSLGSVFGQLLSEINDEIAAAFAQLPQKVIWRHTGPRPASLGNKTLIVDWLPQNDLLGHPQTKLFVAHGGTNGIQEAIYHGVPIVGLPISFDQPDNLSRMQAKGTAKIVDIATLDRTVFLEAIKEVLHNPSYKENMQKLSKLHHDQPMKPLDRAVFWIEFVMRNRGAPHLRTQAYRMSWIEYHSIDVILSLLAIVLLVPVSITFIIKLVWYKGFYKNKAKN
- the LOC109105791 gene encoding UDP-glucuronosyltransferase 2C1-like isoform X3 codes for the protein MDADIWLMRNDFTFEFPRPTMPNVVYMGGFQCKPAKPLPDDLEKFVHSSGEHGVIIMSLGSVFGQLLSEINDEIAAAFAQLPQKVIWRHTGPRPASLGNKTLIVDWLPQNDLLGHPQTKLFVAHGGTNGIQEAIYHGVPIVGLPISFDQPDNLSRMQAKGTAKIVDIATLDRTVFLEAIKEVLHNPSYKENMQKLSKLHHDQPMKPLDRAVFWIEFVMRNRGAPHLRTQAYRMSWIEYHSIDVILSLLAIVLLVPVSITFIIKLVWYKGFYKNKAKN